In a genomic window of bacterium:
- a CDS encoding NADH-quinone oxidoreductase subunit D, which translates to MIHQADPTQETFVLNMGPQHPSTHGVLRVVLHCDGEYVLSADPVIGYGHRMHEKMGEIREHRGFYANVSRMDYAGPLPFAHAHVLAVEKLLGLEVPKRAEYIRAMTSELNRISSHLLWFGAFLLDLGAFTPILYAFDDREIIYDLLEDLTGARLTYSYFRIGGVCRDVDDKFLEGTKAFVKRLRSKMPMYNDLVTGNVIFRKRVENVGHIPVDMALKYGATGPVIRGSGVPYDVRKVEPYSVYPEFDFEIPCFTECDALARYRVRMAEIEQSIRIIEQAIANLPEGDYIAPKVPKVLKTSGEVYQAVEAARGALGYYLVGEGTQNPYRMKIRPPSYSNLSLLRELTRGILLSDLVAVMGSFDLVIPEIDR; encoded by the coding sequence CGCAGCACCCCTCGACTCACGGGGTGCTCAGGGTAGTTCTTCACTGCGACGGCGAGTACGTGCTTAGCGCCGATCCGGTTATAGGCTACGGCCACCGGATGCACGAAAAGATGGGCGAGATACGCGAGCACCGCGGCTTTTACGCCAACGTAAGCAGAATGGACTACGCGGGCCCGCTGCCCTTCGCCCACGCCCACGTCCTCGCGGTAGAAAAGCTCCTCGGCCTCGAAGTCCCGAAACGCGCCGAATACATCCGCGCGATGACCTCGGAGCTGAACCGGATAAGCAGCCATCTCCTCTGGTTCGGCGCCTTCCTTCTCGACCTCGGCGCTTTCACTCCGATTCTTTACGCCTTCGACGACAGGGAGATAATCTACGATCTCCTCGAAGACCTCACCGGCGCGCGCCTCACCTACAGCTATTTCCGCATTGGCGGCGTGTGCAGGGACGTGGACGACAAGTTCCTCGAAGGGACGAAGGCTTTCGTAAAGAGGCTCCGCTCCAAGATGCCGATGTACAACGATCTTGTCACCGGCAACGTAATCTTCAGAAAGCGCGTGGAAAACGTCGGCCACATACCCGTGGACATGGCCCTCAAGTACGGCGCCACCGGCCCGGTCATCCGCGGCAGCGGCGTGCCCTACGACGTGAGGAAGGTCGAGCCCTACTCGGTCTACCCCGAGTTCGATTTCGAGATCCCCTGCTTCACCGAGTGCGACGCCCTCGCCCGTTACAGGGTTCGCATGGCGGAGATAGAGCAGTCGATACGCATCATCGAGCAGGCTATCGCGAACCTCCCCGAGGGGGACTACATAGCCCCGAAAGTTCCAAAGGTGCTCAAGACCTCCGGCGAGGTCTATCAGGCGGTGGAGGCTGCACGCGGCGCCCTCGGCTACTATCTCGTCGGCGAAGGGACGCAAAACCCCTACCGCATGAAGATACGACCGCCCTCCTATTCCAATTTGAGCCTTCTTAGGGAATTGACCCGCGGAATCCTTCTTTCCGATCTGGTGGCCGTCATGGGTAGCTTTGACCTGGTCATCCCGGAAATTGACCGCTGA